A single genomic interval of Immundisolibacter sp. harbors:
- a CDS encoding acyl-CoA dehydrogenase family protein has translation MEFGLSQDQQMLVDLCEKIAQGFEDSYWQKIDEEYGFPREFWTTLVDQGLLGITIPEEYGGSGLGMLDMCLAAEALSSNGGDCGGMFVGGPVFGGCLINSAGTAEQKANYLPKIVKGELWAGGFTEPNSGSNITTIRTEARKEDGHYLVKGQKMFISNIKVASHIGIMCRTSPYDPARRTEGVSLLVGDLPGPGIEARPLKKMGSHFMDTNAVFFDDFKVPQENLVGEEGKGWKALYAVLNPERLAIAASCIGTGNYLIRKAVQYASERSIWGKPLATHQGLQFPLAEARIQLECARLKVYEAAWLYDQGRECGVQATSAKYAAAHASLYAADRAIQTLGGAGYISESGVERHYRNLRLNRIAPVTDEMTLNYIAQHDLGMPRSY, from the coding sequence ATGGAGTTCGGGCTCAGCCAGGATCAACAGATGCTGGTCGACCTGTGCGAGAAGATCGCGCAGGGTTTCGAGGACAGCTACTGGCAGAAGATCGACGAAGAGTACGGTTTTCCCCGGGAGTTCTGGACCACCCTGGTCGATCAGGGCTTGCTAGGCATCACCATTCCGGAGGAATACGGCGGCAGCGGCCTGGGCATGCTGGACATGTGCCTGGCCGCCGAGGCGCTGTCCAGCAACGGTGGCGACTGCGGCGGCATGTTCGTGGGCGGCCCGGTGTTTGGCGGCTGCCTGATTAACTCGGCCGGCACAGCGGAGCAAAAGGCCAACTACCTGCCCAAGATCGTCAAGGGCGAGCTGTGGGCCGGCGGGTTCACGGAACCGAACTCCGGCTCCAACATCACCACTATCCGCACCGAAGCGCGCAAGGAGGATGGGCATTACCTGGTCAAGGGCCAGAAGATGTTCATCTCCAACATCAAGGTGGCCAGCCATATCGGCATCATGTGCCGCACCTCGCCGTATGACCCGGCGCGGCGCACCGAGGGTGTGTCCCTGCTGGTGGGTGACCTGCCGGGGCCGGGCATCGAGGCGCGGCCGCTCAAGAAGATGGGCAGCCACTTCATGGACACCAATGCGGTGTTCTTCGACGACTTCAAGGTTCCGCAAGAGAATCTGGTTGGCGAGGAAGGCAAGGGCTGGAAGGCGCTGTATGCAGTGCTCAATCCGGAGCGCCTGGCGATTGCCGCCAGCTGCATCGGCACCGGCAACTACCTGATCCGCAAGGCCGTTCAGTACGCCAGCGAGCGCTCCATCTGGGGCAAACCGCTGGCCACCCACCAGGGCTTGCAGTTTCCGTTGGCCGAAGCACGCATTCAGCTCGAATGCGCGCGCCTTAAGGTGTACGAAGCTGCCTGGCTGTACGACCAGGGCCGGGAATGCGGCGTGCAGGCCACCTCGGCCAAATACGCGGCGGCCCACGCCTCGCTGTACGCGGCCGATCGGGCCATCCAGACCCTGGGCGGTGCCGGCTACATCAGTGAGTCCGGGGTCGAGCGCCACTATCGGAACCTGC